The following proteins come from a genomic window of Bactrocera tryoni isolate S06 chromosome 1, CSIRO_BtryS06_freeze2, whole genome shotgun sequence:
- the LOC120770745 gene encoding chromosomal protein D1-like produces the protein MQRGTAKNQQISLVNTDSNAGTVVDKMAPRRGRPRKIGKLKTTHPIIATGRGRGRPKISNLSAELNDDIVTNTKVVKKTLQSRQVKSIGRIERRGRPRKQKPCSDSENSYCDEKPDFEERRPVGRPSTGAVNLNIVRTGRGQGRPKKLQSKMNVTLKVTQTGDNQPTKKRGRPSKGGVPYKPTGKPRGRPRIENKTTQSGEVVVDDKPSEK, from the exons atgcaacgaGGTACTGCCAAAAATCAACAAATCAGCTTGGTAAATACCGACAGCAATGCTGGAACTGTTGTTGACAAAATGGCGCCACGCAGAGGTAGGCCGCGAAAAATAGGCAAATTGAAAACTACACATCCAATCATTGCAACTGGTAGAGGACGTGGGCGaccgaaaatttcaaatctgtCGGCGGAATTGAATGATGATATTGTCACGAATACCAAAGTTGTAAAGAAAACCTTACAAAGCCGTCAAGTGAAGTCAATTGGACGTATTGAACGACGTGGTCGGCCGAGAAAGCAGAAACCATGCAGCGACAGTGAGAATT CATATTGTGATGAAAAACCCGACTTTGAAGAACGTCGCCCAGTGGGAAGACCCTCTACAGGCgctgtaaatttaaatattgtgcgCACTGGTCGAGGGCAAGGACGTCCAAAGAAATTGCAATCGAAAATGAACGTTACACTGAAAGTAACACAAACTGGCGATAATCAACCTACGAAGAAACGTGGAAGACCCAGCAAGGGTGGAGTTCCCTATAAACCAACGGGAAAACCGCGAGGGCGTCCTAGGATCGAGAATAAAACCACACAAAGTGGTGAAGTAGTTGTTGACGACAAACCCtcggaaaaataa